The Methanobrevibacter wolinii SH genome includes a window with the following:
- a CDS encoding HisA/HisF family protein: protein MFKVIPVLDLMNNEAVSGKSGNRSTYTPLNTVYAPNSDPVQIANGLKLNGAKEIYIADLDLIEKQGHNLYKIKEVNTILPVMLDSGIKDFDSFKFYLDFAYKLIVATETIKSVEELEKIFNTFPMERIVVSVDIKDGKLYSNNLDLTLEEFKDVLRKINPNEIILLNISDVGTGNGYDTKFLDEFAEFKDKIIIGGGVNPEDISKLENEGVNKALIGTALHNGKISILQ from the coding sequence ATGTTTAAAGTAATTCCAGTTTTAGATTTAATGAATAATGAAGCAGTAAGTGGTAAAAGTGGTAATAGATCAACATATACTCCATTAAATACTGTTTATGCACCAAATTCTGATCCTGTACAAATTGCTAATGGTCTTAAATTAAATGGTGCTAAGGAAATTTATATTGCAGATTTAGATTTAATTGAAAAACAAGGACATAATTTATATAAAATTAAAGAGGTTAACACTATTTTACCTGTAATGTTAGATAGTGGTATTAAAGACTTTGATTCATTTAAATTTTATTTAGATTTTGCATATAAATTAATTGTTGCAACTGAAACTATTAAATCTGTTGAAGAATTAGAAAAGATTTTTAATACATTTCCAATGGAAAGAATTGTAGTTAGTGTTGATATTAAAGATGGAAAATTATATTCTAATAATCTTGATTTAACACTTGAAGAATTTAAAGATGTATTAAGAAAAATTAATCCTAATGAGATTATTTTATTAAATATTTCTGATGTTGGTACTGGTAATGGATATGATACTAAATTTTTAGATGAATTTGCAGAATTTAAAGATAAAATTATTATTGGTGGAGGAGTAAATCCAGAAGATATTTCAAAACTTGAAAATGAAGGTGTTAATAAAGCTTTAATAGGTACTGCTCTTCATAATGGTAAAATTTCTATTTTACAATAA
- the pdxS gene encoding pyridoxal 5'-phosphate synthase lyase subunit PdxS, protein MQKGTDVLKEGFAKMTKGGVIMDVVNAEQAAIAEDAGAVAVMALEKVPADIRKAGGVARMADPAITQEVVDAVSIPVMAKCRIGHIAEAQILETLGVDMIDESEVLTPADDVYHINKKEFTIPFVCGARNLGEALRRIDEGAAMIRTKGEPGTGNIIEAVRHMRKVMGEIRTIQGLDEEEIWRYAREIEAPIDLVRETAKLGKLPVVNFAAGGIATPADASLMMQLGSDGIFVGSGIFKSNNPPAFAQAIVEATANYDKPDVLAEVSKNLGEAMKGLDMSAISEEERMQDRGI, encoded by the coding sequence ATGCAAAAAGGTACTGATGTATTAAAAGAAGGCTTCGCTAAAATGACAAAAGGTGGAGTTATTATGGATGTTGTTAATGCAGAACAAGCAGCTATTGCAGAAGATGCTGGTGCTGTTGCTGTTATGGCTTTAGAAAAAGTTCCTGCAGATATCCGTAAAGCTGGTGGGGTTGCTAGAATGGCTGATCCTGCAATTACTCAAGAAGTTGTAGATGCTGTTTCTATTCCAGTTATGGCTAAATGTCGTATTGGCCATATAGCTGAAGCTCAAATTCTTGAAACTTTAGGTGTAGATATGATTGATGAAAGTGAAGTACTTACACCTGCTGATGATGTTTATCATATTAATAAAAAAGAATTCACTATCCCATTTGTATGTGGTGCTAGAAACTTAGGTGAAGCATTAAGAAGGATTGATGAAGGTGCTGCAATGATTCGTACTAAAGGTGAACCTGGTACTGGTAATATTATTGAAGCTGTTCGTCATATGAGGAAAGTTATGGGTGAAATTAGAACTATTCAAGGTTTAGATGAAGAAGAAATTTGGAGATATGCTCGTGAAATTGAAGCACCTATTGATTTAGTACGTGAAACTGCTAAATTAGGTAAATTACCTGTAGTAAACTTTGCTGCTGGTGGTATTGCAACTCCTGCAGATGCTTCTTTAATGATGCAATTAGGTTCAGATGGAATCTTTGTAGGTTCTGGAATCTTCAAATCAAACAATCCACCTGCATTTGCACAAGCTATTGTTGAAGCTACTGCAAATTATGATAAACCTGATGTTTTAGCTGAAGTTTCTAAAAACTTAGGTGAAGCAATGAAAGGTTTAGATATGTCTGCTATTTCTGAAGAAGAAAGAATGCAAGATAGGGGAATTTAA
- a CDS encoding PfkB family carbohydrate kinase: MTNLLVLGPITIDKNIYNKIEQTSIGGAVYYQSFVFENLGINYTILTTLSYEDKDLLNEFPDKSKVIPIYKNQTLYFENEYISDENRVQKSNFIDNTITINDLKDNNIDLDDFDGVLINPLIYNDVDIKLLEYFNKNNITVFLSIQGLLRKEDVNGYVEFNLPSNLSEFLKYANLLFLDEFEAKFIYPNLNLFKKIKKITKLGPNEIIITENNKGSLIYSSFEKKFQDIDAFKPKEMVSPTGAGDTYMAAYIAKRLNKGSIYESAEFATILTTIKLENEGPFNKSITYVFSRLLDFCGF; the protein is encoded by the coding sequence ATGACAAATTTATTAGTTTTAGGTCCAATTACAATAGATAAAAACATATACAATAAAATAGAACAAACATCAATTGGTGGAGCAGTATATTATCAATCATTTGTCTTTGAAAATTTAGGAATTAATTACACTATATTAACTACATTATCTTATGAAGATAAAGATTTACTTAATGAATTTCCAGATAAATCTAAAGTTATACCAATATATAAGAATCAAACATTATACTTTGAAAATGAATATATAAGTGATGAAAACAGAGTTCAAAAATCTAATTTTATTGATAATACAATTACTATTAATGATTTAAAAGATAATAATATTGATTTAGATGATTTTGATGGTGTTTTAATAAATCCTCTTATTTATAATGATGTTGATATTAAGTTATTAGAATATTTCAATAAAAATAATATCACAGTCTTCTTATCAATTCAAGGATTATTAAGAAAAGAAGATGTAAATGGATATGTTGAATTTAATCTTCCATCTAATTTAAGTGAATTTTTAAAATATGCAAACCTATTATTTTTAGATGAATTTGAAGCGAAGTTTATATATCCTAATTTAAATTTATTTAAAAAAATTAAAAAAATCACTAAACTTGGTCCAAATGAAATTATTATTACAGAAAATAATAAAGGATCTTTAATATATAGTAGTTTTGAGAAAAAATTTCAAGATATTGATGCATTTAAACCTAAAGAAATGGTTTCACCAACAGGTGCTGGTGATACTTATATGGCAGCATATATTGCTAAAAGATTAAATAAAGGAAGTATATATGAAAGTGCTGAGTTTGCTACTATTTTAACTACTATTAAACTTGAAAATGAAGGTCCATTTAATAAATCTATAACTTATGTATTTAGTAGATTACTTGATTTCTGTGGATTTTAA
- a CDS encoding cation diffusion facilitator family transporter, with amino-acid sequence MEHQCTTEKSKEYHTEAKTHILITFFLSLIFNIIVIFGGIYTNSVAIVSDAIHDLSDTFCLLVSWILEKYSLKKKNNKYTYGYQRLSVLGAIITSCAVIFASILVVYGSITRLFSVVTPDAKGMFVFAIFGIAFKGYSVYQVYKGQTYNEKAISYHMFGDVLRWVAILILSILLMFWDVAILDPIISLLIAIWLIYALGKTLADSFRVLLQKVPSKYDFDDLKEEISSIDNVEEVVDLHLWSLDGIDQIITAKIKVNTKNCNELADIRHKINHIAEKVNASESTVEFIF; translated from the coding sequence ATGGAACATCAATGTACTACTGAAAAATCAAAAGAATATCATACTGAAGCAAAAACACATATTCTAATTACTTTCTTTTTAAGTTTGATTTTTAATATAATTGTTATATTTGGTGGAATTTACACTAATAGTGTAGCAATTGTTTCTGATGCTATACATGATTTAAGTGATACCTTTTGTCTTTTAGTATCTTGGATTCTTGAAAAATATTCTCTTAAAAAGAAAAATAATAAATATACTTATGGATATCAAAGATTATCTGTACTTGGTGCAATAATAACTTCATGTGCTGTAATTTTTGCATCTATACTCGTTGTTTATGGATCAATAACACGTTTATTTAGTGTAGTTACACCTGATGCAAAAGGAATGTTTGTATTTGCTATTTTTGGAATTGCATTTAAAGGATACTCTGTATATCAAGTGTATAAAGGACAAACATATAATGAAAAAGCAATTAGTTATCATATGTTCGGTGATGTTTTAAGATGGGTAGCTATTTTAATATTAAGTATTCTTTTAATGTTTTGGGATGTAGCTATTTTAGATCCTATAATCTCACTTCTTATTGCTATATGGCTAATTTATGCATTAGGTAAAACCTTAGCAGATAGTTTTAGAGTTTTACTTCAAAAAGTTCCAAGTAAATATGATTTTGATGATTTAAAAGAGGAAATATCTTCAATTGATAATGTTGAAGAAGTTGTTGATTTACATCTTTGGAGTTTAGATGGAATAGATCAAATTATTACTGCTAAAATTAAGGTAAATACTAAAAATTGTAATGAATTAGCAGATATTCGTCATAAAATTAATCATATTGCAGAAAAAGTAAATGCTTCTGAGAGTACTGTAGAATTTATATTTTAA